The following are encoded in a window of Aromatoleum petrolei genomic DNA:
- a CDS encoding DUF2789 domain-containing protein has product MEQPLHTMSHLFAQLGLASDEVAIERFIAAHAPLPCGVELARAPFWSPQQAAFLSEELKEDADWAEIVDQLNVRLRS; this is encoded by the coding sequence ATGGAACAGCCGCTCCACACGATGAGCCATCTGTTTGCCCAACTCGGGCTGGCTTCCGACGAAGTCGCAATCGAGCGTTTCATTGCCGCGCACGCGCCCCTGCCGTGCGGCGTGGAGCTTGCCCGCGCTCCGTTCTGGTCGCCGCAGCAGGCGGCCTTCCTCAGCGAGGAACTGAAGGAGGATGCGGACTGGGCCGAGATCGTCGACCAGCTCAACGTCCGCCTGCGTTCATGA
- the clsB gene encoding cardiolipin synthase ClsB produces the protein MSAFVGGNAITLLENGADYFPALLQEIDAAEGEIFLETYIFENDGAGACVAAALARAAARGVAVHVLVDGFGGRSFVRSLMPGLVASGVSVQIYRRELRVFAMRRHRLRRLHRKLAVIDGRVAFVGGINIVDDLTPDGPPHPRYDYGVRVEGPLIAPILHSVHHVWRLVAWAGLRRRRPQPLVAQPRTEPAGSVRAGFLIRDNLRHRRDIEDAYLDAIGAARREVVIACAYFFPGRRFRQALVDAAERGVEVVLLLQGVSDHPMLLYATRALYPFFLARGIRLFEYRQSVLHAKVAAIDGRWATVGSSNIDPFSLLLAREANVVIDDAGFAASLCASLERARANGAHELRSGDWGRLSRLRRGASWAAYQLVRLAIGVAGYGSRHD, from the coding sequence GTGAGCGCCTTCGTCGGCGGCAATGCGATCACCTTGCTGGAGAATGGTGCCGATTATTTTCCGGCCTTGCTGCAGGAGATCGACGCTGCCGAGGGGGAAATCTTCCTCGAGACGTACATCTTCGAGAACGATGGGGCCGGTGCCTGCGTCGCGGCCGCGCTGGCGCGTGCGGCCGCGCGCGGTGTCGCGGTGCACGTGCTGGTCGATGGCTTCGGCGGCCGCAGCTTCGTGCGCTCGCTGATGCCGGGCTTGGTCGCGAGCGGCGTCAGCGTGCAGATCTACCGGCGTGAGCTGCGCGTCTTCGCAATGCGTCGTCACCGCCTGCGCCGCCTGCATCGCAAGCTCGCCGTCATCGATGGGCGCGTGGCCTTTGTCGGGGGCATTAATATCGTCGATGACCTGACACCCGACGGTCCGCCGCACCCGCGCTATGACTACGGTGTGCGCGTCGAGGGGCCGCTGATCGCGCCTATCCTGCACTCGGTGCATCACGTGTGGCGGCTGGTGGCATGGGCCGGACTGCGGCGGCGCCGTCCGCAGCCGCTGGTCGCGCAGCCGCGCACCGAGCCGGCCGGGAGCGTGCGCGCCGGCTTCCTGATTCGGGACAACCTGCGCCACCGTCGCGACATCGAGGATGCCTATCTCGACGCGATCGGCGCGGCGCGCCGCGAGGTGGTCATCGCGTGTGCGTATTTCTTCCCCGGGCGGCGCTTCCGCCAAGCACTTGTCGATGCCGCGGAACGCGGTGTGGAGGTGGTCCTGCTGCTGCAGGGGGTGTCGGATCACCCGATGCTCCTATACGCGACGCGCGCGCTGTACCCGTTCTTCCTTGCCCGCGGCATCCGCCTGTTCGAGTACCGGCAGAGCGTCCTGCATGCAAAGGTGGCCGCGATCGACGGCCGATGGGCGACCGTGGGGTCGAGCAACATCGATCCGTTCAGCTTGCTGCTCGCACGCGAAGCGAACGTGGTGATCGACGATGCCGGGTTTGCGGCGAGTCTGTGTGCGAGCCTCGAGCGCGCGCGCGCGAATGGCGCGCATGAACTGCGCAGCGGCGACTGGGGGCGCCTGTCGCGGCTGCGTCGGGGCGCGAGTTGGGCGGCGTACCAACTCGTGCGCCTGGCGATCGGCGTGGCCGGCTACGGCAGCCGGCACGACTGA
- a CDS encoding SDR family oxidoreductase has translation MDERLIAVVSGASRGLGRAAAHRLATMDGYQVVATARNPDDLEILRSKLALSGHVVEPRQLDITDGASVDALRDWIATRFGRLDVLINNAGILIDRHSTSILELPLEQLRDTLETNLIGTLRLTQALLPLMRASRAGRIVNVASSMGQLAEMDAGTPAYRMSKTALNALTRILAAELAGTSIKVNSVCPGWCRTDLGGPEAPRLPEEGAEVVVWAATLPEDGPSGGFFRDCLPIPW, from the coding sequence ATGGATGAGCGCCTCATCGCCGTCGTCAGCGGGGCCAGTCGCGGGCTCGGGCGGGCCGCGGCGCACCGCCTCGCGACGATGGATGGTTATCAGGTGGTCGCCACGGCGCGCAACCCGGATGACCTCGAAATCCTGCGCTCCAAGCTTGCCCTCAGCGGCCACGTCGTCGAACCACGTCAACTCGACATCACCGACGGCGCCTCGGTGGACGCGCTGCGCGACTGGATCGCCACGCGCTTCGGACGTCTCGATGTGCTCATCAACAACGCCGGAATCCTGATCGACCGCCATTCGACCAGCATCCTCGAGCTGCCGCTCGAACAGCTGCGCGACACGCTGGAGACGAACCTGATCGGGACGTTGCGTCTCACGCAGGCGCTGCTGCCGCTGATGCGCGCGAGCCGCGCGGGGCGGATTGTCAATGTTGCATCGAGCATGGGGCAGCTGGCGGAGATGGATGCTGGCACGCCCGCCTACCGTATGTCGAAGACGGCCCTCAACGCGCTGACGCGCATCCTCGCGGCGGAACTCGCAGGCACATCCATCAAGGTCAACTCGGTGTGCCCGGGTTGGTGCCGCACGGACCTCGGCGGGCCGGAGGCGCCGCGCCTGCCCGAGGAAGGCGCGGAAGTCGTGGTGTGGGCGGCGACGCTGCCGGAGGACGGGCCGAGCGGCGGCTTCTTCCGCGATTGCCTGCCGATTCCGTGGTAG
- a CDS encoding endonuclease/exonuclease/phosphatase family protein, with protein MHLRICTYNIHKGFSQFNRRMVIHELRERLRSLDVDLVFLQEVQGLHLGHASRHPNWPEHPQHEFLAEDVWHQTAYGGNAVYDHGHHGNAILSRFPIVSTSNQDVSDHRFERRGLLHCEVQVPGVESPVHCICAHLGLFAGSRRRQMEALADRMERLAADDAPLIIAGDFNDWRNRAQHLLVERLNVRDAFETGRGRPPRSFPSKLPVFRLDRIYVRGFEVKQAAVHAGPLWSRISDHAALTAELELAG; from the coding sequence ATGCACCTGCGCATCTGCACCTACAACATCCACAAGGGGTTCTCGCAGTTCAATCGCCGCATGGTGATCCACGAGCTGCGGGAACGCCTGCGCAGCCTCGACGTCGATCTCGTCTTCTTGCAGGAAGTGCAGGGTCTGCATTTGGGCCACGCGAGCCGCCATCCGAACTGGCCCGAGCACCCACAGCACGAGTTCCTCGCCGAGGACGTGTGGCACCAGACTGCGTATGGCGGCAATGCGGTGTATGACCACGGGCATCACGGCAACGCGATCCTGAGCCGTTTTCCCATCGTCTCGACCAGCAACCAGGACGTCTCGGACCACCGCTTCGAGCGCCGCGGGCTGCTGCACTGCGAAGTGCAGGTGCCGGGGGTCGAATCGCCCGTGCATTGCATATGTGCGCACCTGGGGCTTTTCGCGGGTAGCCGGCGCAGGCAGATGGAGGCGCTGGCCGATCGCATGGAGCGCCTTGCCGCGGACGACGCGCCATTGATCATCGCGGGCGACTTCAATGACTGGCGCAACCGGGCCCAGCACCTCCTGGTCGAGCGCCTGAATGTGCGCGATGCGTTCGAGACTGGGCGAGGCCGTCCGCCGCGCAGCTTCCCGAGCAAGTTGCCCGTGTTCCGGCTCGATCGGATCTACGTGCGGGGCTTCGAGGTGAAGCAGGCGGCGGTGCACGCCGGTCCGCTCTGGTCGAGGATTTCCGATCACGCCGCACTGACCGCGGAATTGGAGCTCGCCGGGTGA